A portion of the Polaribacter cellanae genome contains these proteins:
- a CDS encoding carboxypeptidase-like regulatory domain-containing protein, with protein MKQVLILLLLCYFSINGFAQTKISGTLSTEKSQLISGASVTITELNTDNIINYDISDNKGFFSILVSSKHQQIQLNIRSMGFKTVTKIIENKTQTLNFVLEGEITELKEVVVKNNPITKRGDTINYSVSAFSKQEDRTIADVLKNMPGIEVLSNGKILYQGKPINKYYIEGLDLLEGKYNLANKNLPYKTVSKVQVLENHQPIKMLDSLVYSDQAAINIKLKKSYTFTGQADIGSGLSPLLWDANITPMLFSKKKQILSSYQTNNTGNNVASQLKTLTIEDLLEQFERNDKKQDWLSIQKLQTPNFSEKRWLNNNVHLITTNYLQKLKNDYELRLNVSYINDYQQQKGFTNTQFFTANGTINLFEQKYNQLYTNTLETNLTLQKNTDKNFFKNSLQFQRFWDAQQGNIQLNNDNINQNLSNNYFKLSNNFKTLFSIGKQITSLKSYIGFNKVPQSLAVNPGQFSNLLNNGNAYEKGIQNVNLNTFYTNNSLGFTKGWKRFTFNPKVGFQFEKQNLESVIFTSENTTKNFENNLDWTRSKVYFNLQTQYKKDKWRMKLTTPINFYNYQLEDKPLQRNQNLNRLTFEPHFSLNYDITNFWSIASSASFGNQFGTINQVYYNYILKNYRNIQRINAPLPEKQTISYSAFIRYRNPIKALFLNLVYSNASTNNNLLYNTKVLNNGAIELKAIERDNKRQSHSFSTKVSKYISSINTNITMSTNYSLQYFQQILNSETTDISNQNWSFNGKVDIDITDWLNTELTSTFQFSNNQIQEQKNQTVTQQFHKFNVNIYPKENKYIGLKTEYVKNNLFSENTKNFFADLMYRYTWKKKNIDFELQWNNIFNTENYRTVNINNFSYLESNFILRPRQILFNIRFSL; from the coding sequence ATGAAGCAAGTTTTAATATTGTTATTGCTTTGTTACTTTTCAATAAATGGTTTTGCTCAAACTAAAATTAGTGGTACGCTATCCACAGAAAAAAGTCAACTTATTTCTGGTGCAAGTGTTACTATAACAGAATTAAATACTGACAATATTATTAACTACGATATTTCGGATAACAAAGGTTTCTTTTCAATTTTAGTAAGTTCTAAACATCAACAAATACAACTAAACATTAGGTCAATGGGTTTTAAAACGGTTACTAAAATCATTGAAAATAAAACTCAAACTTTAAATTTTGTTTTAGAAGGAGAAATAACCGAATTAAAAGAAGTTGTTGTAAAAAATAACCCAATTACAAAACGTGGAGATACCATTAATTACTCTGTAAGCGCATTTTCTAAACAAGAAGATAGAACTATTGCCGATGTTTTAAAAAATATGCCAGGTATTGAGGTTTTAAGTAATGGAAAGATTTTGTATCAAGGAAAACCTATTAATAAATATTATATTGAAGGTTTAGATTTGTTAGAGGGGAAATACAATTTAGCCAATAAAAATTTACCCTATAAAACAGTTTCTAAAGTTCAGGTTTTAGAAAACCATCAACCCATAAAAATGTTAGATAGCTTGGTATATTCAGACCAAGCAGCCATAAACATCAAACTTAAAAAAAGTTACACTTTTACAGGTCAAGCAGACATTGGTAGTGGATTGTCTCCTTTACTTTGGGATGCCAATATAACACCTATGCTGTTTTCAAAGAAAAAACAAATACTAAGTTCTTATCAAACCAATAATACAGGAAATAATGTAGCTTCACAATTAAAAACTTTGACCATTGAAGATTTATTGGAGCAATTTGAGCGTAATGACAAAAAACAAGATTGGTTATCAATTCAAAAACTTCAAACCCCTAATTTTTCAGAAAAACGTTGGTTAAATAACAATGTTCATTTAATTACAACCAATTACTTACAGAAGTTAAAAAATGATTATGAATTGCGATTAAATGTTTCTTACATTAATGATTATCAACAACAAAAAGGATTTACCAATACGCAATTTTTTACCGCAAATGGCACCATTAATTTATTTGAGCAAAAGTATAACCAACTCTACACAAATACTTTAGAAACCAATCTAACTCTCCAAAAAAATACGGATAAAAACTTTTTTAAAAACAGTTTACAATTTCAAAGGTTTTGGGATGCTCAACAAGGTAATATTCAGCTTAATAATGATAATATCAATCAAAATTTAAGTAATAACTATTTTAAATTATCAAATAATTTTAAAACTCTATTCTCAATTGGCAAACAAATTACTTCATTAAAATCTTATATAGGTTTTAATAAAGTACCACAATCATTAGCTGTAAATCCTGGTCAATTTAGTAACTTATTAAATAATGGTAATGCCTATGAAAAAGGTATTCAAAACGTTAATCTTAATACATTTTACACGAACAATTCTTTAGGTTTCACAAAAGGATGGAAACGATTTACTTTTAACCCTAAAGTTGGTTTTCAGTTTGAAAAACAAAATTTAGAAAGTGTAATTTTTACATCAGAAAATACAACTAAAAATTTTGAAAACAATTTAGATTGGACACGTTCTAAAGTGTATTTTAATTTACAAACACAATACAAAAAAGATAAATGGCGAATGAAATTGACAACGCCTATTAATTTTTATAACTACCAATTAGAAGACAAACCTTTACAGCGTAATCAAAACCTAAATAGACTAACTTTTGAACCACACTTTTCTTTAAATTATGATATTACTAATTTTTGGAGTATTGCTTCATCCGCTAGTTTTGGCAATCAATTTGGCACTATAAATCAAGTCTATTATAATTATATTTTAAAAAATTACCGAAATATACAACGTATAAATGCACCTTTGCCTGAAAAGCAAACTATTAGTTATTCTGCATTTATTAGATATAGAAACCCTATTAAGGCTTTATTTTTAAATTTAGTTTATTCAAATGCATCAACAAATAACAACTTACTGTACAATACAAAAGTTTTAAACAATGGTGCAATTGAGTTAAAAGCTATTGAACGAGATAACAAAAGACAATCTCATAGTTTTTCTACCAAAGTTAGTAAATATATTAGTTCAATAAACACTAATATTACTATGAGTACCAATTATAGTTTACAATATTTTCAGCAAATTTTGAATTCGGAAACAACAGATATCTCTAATCAAAATTGGAGTTTTAACGGAAAGGTAGACATAGATATTACTGATTGGTTAAATACAGAATTAACATCTACTTTTCAATTTTCAAATAATCAAATCCAAGAACAAAAAAATCAAACAGTAACTCAACAATTTCATAAATTCAATGTAAACATTTACCCAAAAGAAAATAAATACATAGGTCTAAAAACGGAATATGTAAAAAACAATTTATTTTCAGAAAATACAAAAAATTTCTTTGCTGACTTAATGTATCGCTACACTTGGAAAAAGAAAAATATTGATTTTGAATTGCAATGGAATAATATTTTTAATACAGAAAATTATAGAACTGTAAATATTAATAATTTTAGTTATTTGGAATCTAATTTTATTTTAAGACCAAGACAAATTTTATTTAATATAAGGTTTTCACTTTAA
- a CDS encoding GLPGLI family protein: MKNIRLYSLSVVLFITFNLFSQKKFTYSFSYPSQKEPTVKSNKKMLLFTNNQNSIFISEIKLKIDSLRKVYSNNRYLFIEKKKQLKKEEVSYIIEKRISENSYTYYNKYAFEKYQYKDNLPELKWQITKESKNILGYKCFLAKTSFSGRNYNAWFSYDIPLSDGPYKFTGLPGLILEIYDTEKVFKFLLIGIEKGNFKIFNKKDYKVIKKEQETKLKQGVEQFIINRAIGNSKRLIKNRIKEKKEISIPIELKEENK; encoded by the coding sequence ATGAAAAATATAAGACTTTACTCTTTATCAGTTGTTCTTTTTATTACATTCAATTTATTTTCTCAAAAAAAGTTCACATATAGTTTTTCTTACCCGTCTCAAAAAGAACCAACTGTAAAATCAAATAAAAAAATGCTGTTGTTTACAAATAATCAAAACAGTATATTTATAAGTGAAATTAAATTAAAAATAGATTCTTTAAGAAAGGTGTATTCAAATAATCGATATTTGTTTATAGAAAAAAAGAAACAACTTAAAAAAGAAGAGGTTTCCTATATCATTGAAAAAAGAATTAGCGAAAACTCATATACTTATTATAATAAGTATGCATTTGAAAAGTATCAATATAAAGACAACTTACCAGAATTAAAGTGGCAAATAACAAAGGAATCAAAAAATATTTTAGGTTATAAATGTTTCTTAGCAAAAACATCGTTTTCTGGTAGAAACTATAATGCTTGGTTTTCCTATGATATACCATTAAGTGATGGCCCTTATAAATTTACTGGTTTACCAGGATTAATACTAGAAATTTACGATACCGAAAAAGTATTTAAATTTCTATTAATTGGAATTGAAAAAGGTAATTTTAAAATTTTTAACAAAAAGGACTATAAAGTAATTAAAAAAGAACAAGAAACAAAATTAAAACAAGGGGTTGAACAATTTATAATCAACAGAGCCATTGGAAATTCAAAAAGGTTGATTAAAAATAGAATAAAAGAAAAAAAAGAGATCTCAATTCCTATCGAATTAAAAGAAGAAAATAAATGA
- a CDS encoding GLPGLI family protein has translation MNLKIIISIFLIVIIHTVSYSQINDTIDYKITYELEFKELKNSELKQKEKMFLFISKNHSKFISEGKYKIDSLMASENVKQLSFSEFMRNIPKTKFDFFVINVLGSNKILFHQKILKDKFFYEESINHNWTNHKNTKQILGYNCKKATVSYQGRNYTAWYSNDIPVSTGPYKFYGLPGLIFEIYDSKKEYHFLIKGIESLSNEHILNFNPKNYIQVSKKDYEQTKEKLNENPIKMLEQSGISLDFSNELQKKSLIDSHKEKMKNNNPIELKDDGEKQM, from the coding sequence ATGAATTTAAAAATTATAATATCAATTTTTTTAATAGTAATTATCCATACAGTAAGTTATTCTCAGATAAATGACACTATAGATTATAAAATTACTTATGAATTAGAGTTTAAAGAGCTAAAGAACTCAGAACTGAAACAGAAAGAAAAAATGTTTCTTTTTATATCTAAAAACCATTCAAAGTTCATAAGTGAAGGCAAATATAAAATTGATTCTCTAATGGCTTCAGAAAATGTAAAGCAGTTGAGTTTTTCTGAATTTATGAGAAATATACCAAAAACTAAATTCGATTTTTTCGTAATTAATGTTTTGGGTTCAAACAAAATATTGTTTCATCAAAAAATTCTAAAGGACAAGTTTTTTTATGAGGAGTCTATTAATCATAACTGGACTAATCATAAAAACACTAAACAAATTCTCGGTTATAACTGCAAGAAAGCAACTGTAAGCTATCAAGGAAGAAATTATACAGCTTGGTATTCAAATGATATTCCTGTCAGTACTGGACCATATAAATTTTATGGATTACCAGGATTAATTTTTGAGATTTATGATAGTAAAAAAGAATATCATTTTTTAATCAAAGGAATAGAATCTTTGTCAAATGAGCATATCTTAAATTTCAATCCGAAAAATTATATCCAAGTTAGTAAAAAAGACTATGAACAAACAAAAGAAAAACTAAATGAAAACCCTATAAAAATGTTGGAACAAAGTGGAATATCATTAGATTTTTCCAACGAACTTCAAAAAAAATCTCTTATTGATTCGCATAAGGAAAAAATGAAGAACAACAACCCAATCGAGTTAAAAGATGATGGTGAAAAACAAATGTAA
- a CDS encoding GDSL-type esterase/lipase family protein has product MHKLLLSTLLVFIFLGCKNKETDIKSTTNNIVKVSENLASLEVKKEEKWWIKRHQTIIGKLNPDSELILIGNSIFNSLDKKEQAGIWKKYLDTYKTINMGISGDRTENVIWRLKNGALENINPKVAVLLIGTNNTDGNHYLTVSTPEELAGGIKKICTIINEKLPNTKILLMGILPYGYKPNHRDQINKATNKIISKFPEANPLIHYIDIGAVYYNDKGMVRRDLMPDFLHPNKEGYILMFNALEDKINELMIK; this is encoded by the coding sequence ATGCATAAATTATTACTTTCTACTTTACTGGTCTTTATTTTTTTAGGGTGTAAAAATAAAGAAACCGATATTAAATCTACCACTAACAATATTGTTAAAGTTTCAGAAAACTTGGCTTCATTGGAAGTTAAAAAAGAAGAGAAATGGTGGATAAAACGACACCAAACAATAATAGGCAAGTTAAATCCAGATTCTGAATTGATACTTATTGGGAATTCCATTTTTAATTCTTTAGATAAAAAAGAACAAGCAGGCATTTGGAAAAAATACCTCGATACCTACAAAACAATAAATATGGGAATTTCTGGTGACAGAACCGAAAATGTAATTTGGAGACTTAAAAACGGTGCTCTTGAAAACATAAACCCAAAAGTAGCAGTTCTTTTAATAGGTACAAATAATACAGATGGTAACCATTATCTTACTGTAAGCACGCCTGAAGAATTAGCAGGAGGAATAAAGAAAATATGTACTATTATAAATGAAAAACTACCCAATACCAAAATTCTTTTAATGGGCATACTACCTTATGGCTATAAACCAAACCATCGAGACCAAATAAATAAAGCTACAAATAAAATTATTTCTAAATTCCCAGAAGCAAACCCTCTTATCCATTATATAGATATTGGTGCTGTTTATTATAATGATAAGGGAATGGTTAGAAGAGATTTAATGCCAGATTTTCTGCATCCGAATAAAGAAGGATATATACTTATGTTTAATGCACTTGAAGATAAAATTAATGAACTAATGATTAAATAA